The following proteins come from a genomic window of Maribacter sp. HTCC2170:
- a CDS encoding LON peptidase substrate-binding domain-containing protein, protein MQIPLFPLKSIFFPGETVPLHIFEDRYKQLIQDCRNEAITFGIPVFIYDQIAYGTEVQLVEIVNTYDSGEMDVVCVGRQVFKILSFENEMNGKLYPGGNVEFLEGLNDATDDLKIQVLDGIKELYTLMDVSFTPMALGKFNMYSLIHKIGLSYEQEYQLLQMPKESERLEFVSSHLSTTITVLNELDRTKGTIKMNGDFKNFDPLDFEDFKI, encoded by the coding sequence ATGCAAATACCTTTATTTCCTTTAAAATCGATTTTTTTCCCCGGTGAAACTGTACCCTTACACATTTTTGAAGATCGTTACAAGCAGCTTATCCAAGATTGTAGAAATGAGGCTATTACTTTCGGTATCCCTGTATTTATATATGACCAGATTGCCTATGGCACTGAAGTTCAACTTGTCGAAATTGTAAATACATATGATAGTGGTGAAATGGATGTGGTATGTGTGGGAAGGCAGGTTTTTAAAATACTATCATTTGAGAATGAAATGAATGGCAAGTTGTATCCGGGAGGAAACGTAGAGTTTTTGGAAGGATTGAACGATGCTACTGATGATTTGAAAATACAGGTCCTTGATGGCATTAAGGAATTATATACCTTGATGGATGTGTCTTTTACTCCAATGGCTTTAGGTAAATTCAATATGTATAGTCTAATCCATAAAATAGGACTGTCCTATGAACAGGAATATCAATTATTGCAAATGCCCAAGGAAAGTGAGCGATTAGAGTTTGTTTCTTCCCATTTATCTACGACTATTACGGTTTTGAATGAGTTGGACAGGACCAAGGGTACAATCAAAATGAATGGCGATTTCAAAAATTTTGACCCTCTTGATTTTGAAGACTTTAAAATTTGA
- a CDS encoding T9SS type B sorting domain-containing protein, whose amino-acid sequence MIKKNAILLIFSIVFPALVFGQGETSNWYFGNNAGIHFNNNGTVTALNDGRLETFEGCTTISNDLGDLLFYTDGIIVYDRNHNVMQNGTGLFGDPSSTQSALIVPKPEDPNIYYIFTVDTSTSTNDPDFGLNYSIVDITLNSGNGAITQKNTRLLNDCSEKIAAVLKDCSDKTIWIVTLSSQFGSGGFDTYHAFEISASGVSTNVVKSTFSKLSIEDPRGYLKFSNDGKKMASANMRFGLHLFDFDPLTGVVSNFQELVINSANNNPYGVEFSPNSRFLYTHSSNFVEGEAKHASSLIQFDLDAPNITDSQVAIDYKRIYRGALQLGANGKIYRTIADSYDDGTPFLGVINNPNEKGDNANYQHNAIALGNNSTQGLPPFIQSFFNKTDLIFNADGTSSGSTTICIGEPFTLQAEEIPGAVYNWEKDGNPIINPDNHLLHIDEAENIDAGRYSLEIILPSQVDCNILGESLIEVLELPQNTDLTLVQCDVDIDNTEDGFTGFNLDQIDENPAFIYSFYENIANRDNDIQIENIQNYRNSNPFNQIIYYRVMNTAGCENFGELELQVRTVNLDDENRNTLFACDENLNDQVLSATFSLESVTTPIYPNSLVSFYDSLENLALEQEPLPSNIVSESRVVYARIENSNQCEDVLEIELVVNPTPLVDLNKTYELCTDDPFLNIYAPLSYDYYNWMKIDGASPQILSNTQEIAITEVGGYTLEVGYTYQNNGQVQNCTNSYDFEVIPSNRAVIENIFVKDFSNNNSLLVEASGDGDYEFSTNGVEYSDSNFFQNVIPGVITVSIRDKKGCGIVEKTVSVMGYPKFFTPNGDTINDKWNLIGLSSEIESNSVVSIFDRYGRLLTVLYATNEGWNGDFNTKPVPSGDYWFKAELGDGRIFNGHFALKR is encoded by the coding sequence ATGATTAAGAAAAATGCCATATTGCTAATTTTTAGCATTGTTTTTCCTGCCCTAGTATTTGGTCAAGGGGAGACTTCCAATTGGTATTTCGGAAACAATGCTGGTATTCATTTCAATAACAATGGTACCGTGACCGCACTAAATGATGGTAGGTTAGAAACTTTCGAAGGTTGTACTACTATTTCAAATGACTTAGGTGACTTGCTTTTTTATACAGATGGCATCATCGTATATGACCGTAATCATAACGTGATGCAGAACGGTACCGGTCTTTTTGGAGACCCATCCAGTACACAATCTGCATTAATCGTTCCCAAACCAGAGGACCCTAATATATATTACATTTTTACCGTGGACACCTCCACTTCCACCAACGATCCTGATTTTGGGCTTAACTATTCTATCGTAGATATTACATTGAACAGCGGTAATGGCGCTATAACCCAAAAAAATACTCGTCTATTAAATGATTGCTCAGAAAAAATTGCCGCAGTATTAAAGGATTGTTCAGATAAGACCATTTGGATTGTAACCCTTAGCTCCCAATTCGGCAGTGGGGGTTTTGATACGTACCATGCTTTTGAAATAAGCGCCTCCGGGGTATCAACTAATGTGGTTAAAAGTACGTTTTCCAAATTAAGCATTGAAGACCCAAGAGGTTATTTAAAATTTTCCAATGATGGAAAAAAAATGGCTAGTGCCAATATGCGTTTTGGGCTACATCTGTTTGATTTTGACCCATTGACCGGGGTTGTTTCCAACTTTCAGGAGCTAGTAATAAACAGTGCAAACAATAACCCTTATGGCGTTGAATTTTCTCCCAATAGTCGTTTTTTGTATACCCATTCCTCAAATTTTGTTGAAGGAGAAGCGAAGCATGCTTCATCCTTGATTCAGTTTGATTTAGATGCTCCAAATATAACAGATTCCCAAGTTGCAATTGATTATAAGCGAATTTACCGAGGTGCCTTGCAATTGGGCGCCAACGGAAAAATATATCGTACAATTGCCGATAGTTATGATGATGGAACCCCTTTTTTAGGTGTAATCAATAATCCCAATGAGAAAGGTGACAATGCTAATTACCAACATAATGCAATTGCCCTGGGCAATAATAGCACGCAAGGATTACCCCCTTTTATTCAATCTTTCTTTAACAAAACCGACTTGATTTTCAATGCAGATGGAACATCTAGTGGTTCGACGACCATTTGCATTGGCGAGCCATTTACATTGCAGGCAGAAGAAATACCAGGTGCCGTTTACAATTGGGAAAAAGATGGAAATCCAATTATTAATCCCGATAACCATCTTTTACATATCGACGAAGCAGAAAACATTGATGCCGGTCGCTATAGTCTAGAGATTATTCTTCCAAGCCAAGTAGATTGTAATATTCTAGGAGAATCGTTGATAGAAGTTTTGGAACTCCCCCAAAATACAGATTTAACATTAGTACAGTGCGATGTTGATATTGACAATACTGAAGATGGGTTTACCGGTTTTAATCTTGACCAGATAGATGAGAACCCTGCGTTTATCTATTCATTTTATGAGAACATCGCTAATAGGGATAATGATATTCAAATAGAAAATATTCAAAATTATAGAAACTCGAATCCTTTCAACCAGATAATATATTACAGGGTGATGAATACAGCCGGTTGTGAGAATTTTGGTGAATTGGAACTACAGGTCAGGACTGTGAATCTAGATGATGAAAACCGAAATACATTGTTCGCATGTGATGAAAATTTAAATGATCAAGTTTTATCTGCTACATTCAGCCTTGAAAGCGTCACAACTCCAATTTATCCAAATAGTCTTGTTAGTTTTTATGATTCTTTGGAAAACCTTGCCTTGGAACAAGAACCGCTTCCAAGTAATATAGTGTCTGAATCTAGAGTGGTTTATGCAAGAATTGAAAACTCTAACCAATGTGAGGATGTTCTTGAAATTGAGCTTGTGGTTAACCCAACGCCGTTGGTTGATTTGAATAAAACATATGAACTATGTACTGATGACCCTTTTCTAAACATATATGCTCCTTTATCATATGATTATTACAATTGGATGAAAATTGATGGGGCTAGCCCACAAATCCTTTCCAATACACAAGAGATTGCTATAACCGAAGTTGGTGGTTACACTCTAGAGGTGGGCTATACATATCAAAATAACGGACAAGTACAGAACTGCACTAATTCATATGATTTTGAAGTGATTCCATCAAATCGCGCAGTTATTGAAAACATTTTTGTAAAAGACTTTTCAAATAATAACTCACTACTTGTGGAGGCCTCTGGTGATGGAGACTATGAATTCTCGACAAATGGAGTTGAGTATAGTGATTCCAACTTTTTTCAAAATGTTATCCCAGGGGTTATAACGGTAAGTATCAGGGACAAGAAAGGATGTGGTATTGTTGAGAAAACAGTTTCGGTAATGGGCTATCCAAAATTTTTCACCCCAAACGGGGACACAATCAATGATAAATGGAATTTAATCGGCTTAAGCTCCGAAATTGAGTCAAATTCAGTCGTTAGTATTTTTGACAGATACGGACGATTGCTAACCGTCTTGTATGCCACTAATGAAGGATGGAATGGAGATTTCAATACAAAACCTGTACCATCAGGTGATTATTGGTTTAAAGCTGAACTAGGAGATGGAAGAATATTCAATGGTCATTTTGCTTTAAAGCGATGA
- a CDS encoding ABC transporter permease produces MLRLLQIEFIKLWNNRVSKILIISYFVLLTSIALVAAIKFDIGPIKFHLAEQGIFNFPYIWHFNTFITAFFKLFLAIVIVSMMANEYSNKTIKQNLIDGLSKKEFILSKFLTVTSFSLISTVFVFVVSMILGLIYSDYNEVSIIFSDLEFLLAFFIKLMGFFSFCLFLGILVKRSAFALGFLILWQVFEGFVRGMIRWKLFDGDTTDVVMGFFPLNAMWKLIDEPFSRLGAVQSVADQIGEKFEMDYGVHWYEILIVAGWTFVFIYLSYALLKKRDL; encoded by the coding sequence ATGCTACGATTACTACAAATAGAATTTATTAAACTTTGGAATAACCGAGTAAGTAAAATATTGATTATTTCATATTTCGTATTACTCACTTCTATAGCCCTAGTGGCCGCAATTAAATTTGATATTGGGCCAATTAAGTTTCATTTGGCAGAACAAGGAATTTTCAATTTCCCATACATTTGGCATTTCAACACTTTTATAACCGCATTCTTTAAATTATTCCTTGCTATTGTCATTGTTTCCATGATGGCCAATGAATATAGTAATAAGACCATAAAGCAAAACTTGATAGACGGCCTTTCCAAGAAAGAGTTTATCCTTTCAAAGTTTCTCACGGTCACTTCATTTTCATTGATCTCAACCGTATTTGTATTTGTTGTTTCAATGATTTTAGGGCTTATCTATTCGGATTATAATGAAGTTTCAATCATTTTTTCTGACCTGGAATTCCTTTTGGCTTTCTTCATTAAACTAATGGGTTTCTTCTCTTTTTGCTTATTCCTTGGCATACTGGTTAAAAGATCTGCATTTGCCCTTGGTTTTTTGATTTTGTGGCAGGTATTCGAAGGTTTTGTGCGAGGTATGATCAGGTGGAAACTCTTTGATGGTGACACCACAGATGTTGTAATGGGCTTTTTTCCCCTGAATGCAATGTGGAAATTAATTGATGAGCCATTTTCAAGACTTGGGGCGGTTCAATCGGTTGCTGACCAGATAGGTGAAAAATTTGAAATGGACTATGGCGTACATTGGTATGAAATCTTGATCGTTGCCGGCTGGACGTTTGTTTTCATCTATTTATCCTATGCCTTGTTGAAAAAGAGGGATTTATAG
- a CDS encoding ABC transporter ATP-binding protein — protein MEKILTVNNLTKKFGYLTAVDDLSFTIEKGNVYGILGPNGSGKSTTLGVVLNVVNRTNGEFSWFDGNTSTHEALKKVGAIIERPNFYPYMTATQNLKLVCKIKEVSNAKIEEKLELVGLLERKNSKFRTYSLGMKQRLAIASALLNDPEILILDEPTNGLDPQGIHKIREIIKKVASQGTTILLASHLLDEVEKVCSHVVILRKGQKLYSGRVDDMMASHGFFELKSNDNPKLKTFLASNESFGKIKDDGGLITAFLTEEMNSEVLNRNLMDQGIVLSHLVKRKESLEEQFLALTKNEAN, from the coding sequence TTGGAAAAGATACTTACCGTAAACAATCTCACCAAGAAATTTGGGTACCTAACTGCAGTCGATGATTTGTCTTTTACTATAGAAAAAGGCAATGTTTATGGCATTTTAGGGCCAAATGGAAGTGGTAAATCAACAACACTCGGAGTTGTTCTAAATGTAGTAAATAGGACCAATGGTGAATTTTCTTGGTTCGATGGCAACACCTCAACCCATGAAGCGTTGAAAAAAGTGGGGGCAATAATTGAGCGTCCTAACTTTTACCCGTACATGACCGCCACCCAAAACCTAAAACTTGTTTGTAAAATCAAAGAAGTATCAAACGCCAAGATTGAAGAAAAATTAGAATTGGTAGGTTTACTGGAGCGCAAGAACAGTAAGTTCAGAACATATTCGCTGGGTATGAAACAACGTTTGGCCATCGCTTCGGCCTTATTGAATGATCCAGAGATTTTAATTCTTGATGAACCTACGAACGGTCTGGACCCACAAGGCATACACAAAATTAGAGAAATTATCAAGAAAGTTGCCTCCCAAGGCACTACGATTCTTTTGGCATCTCATTTATTGGACGAAGTAGAAAAAGTATGTAGTCATGTCGTTATCCTTAGAAAAGGGCAAAAATTGTATTCTGGAAGGGTTGATGATATGATGGCAAGTCATGGATTTTTTGAATTAAAATCCAACGATAATCCAAAACTCAAGACATTCTTGGCAAGCAATGAGAGTTTTGGCAAAATAAAGGACGATGGAGGATTAATTACCGCCTTTCTTACAGAAGAAATGAACTCCGAAGTTCTAAACAGAAATCTTATGGATCAAGGCATAGTTCTTTCCCATTTGGTAAAAAGAAAAGAAAGCCTAGAAGAGCAATTCTTGGCGCTGACCAAAAACGAAGCCAACTAA
- a CDS encoding Hsp20/alpha crystallin family protein: MSIIKRNDVLFPSLMNEILKPDWFGGMENHKSNIPAVNIKENEENFELELMVPGRKKEDFLIEINENVLTISSETKSEENIEKGNFTRREFIFTSFKRAFTLPETVDEENIKANYENGILKFSLPKKEEALPKPKRMIELS, from the coding sequence ATGAGTATTATAAAAAGAAACGATGTTTTATTTCCATCACTAATGAATGAAATATTAAAACCTGATTGGTTTGGTGGCATGGAAAACCATAAAAGCAATATCCCAGCTGTTAATATCAAGGAAAACGAAGAAAATTTTGAACTGGAGCTTATGGTTCCTGGAAGAAAAAAGGAAGATTTTCTTATTGAAATCAATGAAAATGTGTTAACAATCTCATCGGAAACCAAGAGCGAGGAGAATATTGAAAAAGGCAACTTCACTAGGAGGGAATTTATCTTCACTTCCTTTAAACGCGCATTTACTCTGCCAGAAACAGTTGATGAAGAAAATATAAAGGCAAATTATGAAAATGGAATTTTGAAATTTTCTTTGCCTAAGAAGGAGGAAGCTCTGCCCAAACCTAAAAGAATGATAGAGTTATCTTAA
- a CDS encoding DUF1456 family protein, producing the protein MTNNDIFKKLRVALMLRDDEIVEILKLADFNITKSELGALFRKEDHPNYMECGDQILRNFLNGLVIHLRGTKDNPKKPGEVLLKAKSTNSNSVAKNFDNKPRRKKKFNTDISPVKYKNKKKS; encoded by the coding sequence ATGACGAACAATGATATTTTTAAAAAGCTTAGAGTTGCTCTAATGTTAAGGGATGATGAAATAGTTGAGATATTAAAGTTAGCGGATTTCAATATTACCAAAAGTGAATTAGGTGCCTTGTTCAGAAAGGAAGATCACCCAAATTATATGGAGTGTGGCGATCAGATTCTTCGTAATTTTTTAAACGGATTGGTAATTCATCTTAGAGGAACAAAAGACAACCCAAAAAAACCTGGCGAAGTTTTACTAAAGGCAAAATCAACAAACAGCAATTCAGTCGCAAAGAATTTTGACAACAAACCCAGAAGAAAAAAGAAGTTCAATACTGACATTTCACCTGTGAAATATAAAAACAAAAAAAAATCCTGA
- the sucC gene encoding ADP-forming succinate--CoA ligase subunit beta, translated as MNLHEYQGKEILASFGVRIQRGIVAHSPKEAVDAAKQLTAETGTGWHVIKAQVHAGGRGKGGGVKLAKNLQEVEEVAGNIIGMNLITPQTSAEGKKVHQVLIAEDVYYPGDSETSEFYMSVLLDRGKGRNMIMYSTEGGMDIEEVAEKTPHLIFTEEVDPSTGLLPFQARKIAFNLGLSGMAFKEMTKFVASLYKAYVESDSNMFEINPVLKTSDDKIMAVDAKVSIDDNALYRRKQYAEMRDLREENPIEVEARAVGLSYVDLDGNVGCMVNGAGLAMATMDLIKMAGGEPANFLDVGGTADAKRVEEAFRIILKDANVKAILINIFGGIVRCDRVAQGVVDAYKNMGDAITVPIIVRLQGTNAELAKEIIDNSGLAVHSAVQFQEAADKVKEVLN; from the coding sequence ATGAACCTTCACGAGTATCAAGGAAAAGAAATTTTAGCAAGTTTTGGTGTGCGTATTCAGCGTGGTATTGTAGCCCATAGCCCAAAAGAAGCGGTAGATGCAGCCAAGCAGCTAACTGCTGAAACAGGTACAGGCTGGCACGTGATAAAGGCCCAAGTGCATGCAGGTGGTCGTGGTAAAGGCGGCGGAGTAAAACTGGCCAAAAACCTTCAGGAAGTAGAGGAGGTTGCTGGTAACATCATCGGTATGAACTTGATTACGCCCCAGACCTCAGCTGAAGGAAAAAAAGTTCACCAAGTATTGATTGCAGAAGATGTTTATTATCCCGGAGATAGTGAGACAAGTGAATTTTACATGTCCGTTCTACTGGATCGTGGTAAGGGAAGAAATATGATTATGTATTCTACCGAAGGAGGTATGGATATTGAGGAAGTAGCCGAAAAAACTCCACATTTGATATTTACCGAGGAAGTGGATCCGTCTACGGGCCTTTTGCCTTTCCAAGCTCGTAAGATTGCTTTTAATCTTGGTTTGTCAGGTATGGCCTTTAAAGAAATGACCAAATTTGTGGCTTCGCTTTATAAGGCTTATGTTGAAAGTGATTCTAACATGTTCGAAATAAATCCGGTATTAAAGACATCGGATGACAAGATAATGGCGGTAGATGCAAAGGTGTCTATAGATGATAACGCGTTATATAGAAGAAAGCAATACGCAGAGATGCGTGATTTAAGAGAAGAAAATCCAATTGAGGTTGAAGCTAGGGCTGTAGGTTTAAGTTATGTTGATCTTGATGGAAACGTTGGCTGTATGGTGAATGGCGCTGGCTTGGCCATGGCAACGATGGATTTGATTAAAATGGCTGGCGGTGAACCTGCCAATTTCTTGGATGTTGGTGGTACAGCAGATGCCAAAAGGGTAGAGGAAGCGTTTCGCATTATTTTAAAAGATGCCAATGTAAAAGCCATATTAATAAACATTTTTGGTGGCATTGTAAGATGTGATCGAGTCGCTCAAGGTGTTGTTGATGCTTATAAGAACATGGGGGATGCCATTACGGTACCGATTATTGTTCGATTGCAAGGTACAAATGCCGAGTTGGCAAAGGAGATTATAGATAATTCAGGTTTGGCTGTACATTCTGCGGTTCAATTTCAAGAAGCTGCTGATAAAGTAAAGGAAGTTTTGAATTGA
- the uvrB gene encoding excinuclease ABC subunit UvrB has protein sequence MKFKVVSEFKPTGDQPEAIRQLEEGINSQEPYQTLLGVTGSGKTFSVANVIEKVQRPTLVLAHNKTLAAQLYSEFKQFFPNNAVEYFVSYYDYYQPEAYIPTSGLYIEKDLSINEDIEKLRLSATSSLLSGRRDVLVVASVSCLYGIGNPVEFQKNVISIFKNQVIARTKLLHMLVQSLYSRTTADFRNGNFRVKGDVVDVFPSYADHAFRIHFFGDEIEEIEAFDPFNNNVIEVYENLNIYPANMFVTSPDILQNAIHYIQDDLVHQIDYFKEIGKPLEAKRLEERTNFDLEMIRELGYCSGIENYSRYLDGREPGTRPFCLLDYFPDDYLMVIDESHVTIPQVHAMYGGDRSRKENLVEYGFRLPAAMDNRPLKFEEFEALQNQVIYVSATPADYELQLCQGVYVEQVIRPTGLLDPIIEVRPSLNQIDDLVEEIQQRVEKDERTLVTTLTKRMAEELTKYLSRINVRCRYIHSDVDTLERVEIMQDLRKGIFDVLIGVNLLREGLDLPEVSLVAILDADKEGFLRSNRSLTQTVGRAARHLNGKAIMYADKITASMQKTIDETNYRREKQIAYNTANNVTPKALNKSLDSVLAKNSVSTYHFEKEELRAAEPDMDYLTKEQIEKMIRDKRKAMEKAAKELDFMQAAKLRDEIKMLQNQDK, from the coding sequence ATGAAATTCAAGGTAGTATCAGAATTTAAACCTACAGGTGATCAACCTGAAGCCATAAGACAATTGGAAGAGGGAATAAACTCCCAAGAACCTTATCAAACCCTGCTTGGTGTTACAGGTTCTGGAAAAACGTTCAGTGTTGCCAATGTTATTGAGAAAGTTCAGCGCCCAACATTGGTTCTTGCCCATAACAAAACTCTTGCCGCTCAATTGTATTCCGAGTTCAAGCAATTTTTTCCTAATAATGCCGTCGAATACTTTGTTTCTTACTACGATTATTACCAACCGGAAGCTTATATCCCTACTTCAGGTCTTTATATTGAGAAAGACCTCTCAATCAATGAAGATATTGAAAAACTAAGGTTAAGCGCCACATCATCACTTTTGTCTGGTCGCAGGGATGTACTTGTAGTTGCATCTGTATCTTGTCTATATGGTATTGGGAATCCCGTTGAATTTCAAAAAAACGTGATAAGTATTTTTAAAAATCAGGTCATAGCCAGAACCAAGCTTTTACATATGCTGGTTCAAAGCCTTTACTCAAGGACTACAGCTGATTTTAGAAACGGGAACTTCAGGGTAAAAGGTGATGTCGTCGATGTATTTCCCAGTTACGCGGACCATGCTTTTCGAATTCATTTTTTTGGAGATGAAATAGAAGAAATTGAGGCTTTTGACCCCTTCAATAATAATGTCATTGAAGTTTATGAGAATTTGAATATCTACCCAGCCAATATGTTCGTTACTTCTCCAGATATTCTTCAAAATGCAATCCACTATATTCAAGATGACCTTGTACATCAGATTGATTATTTCAAAGAAATCGGAAAACCTCTTGAAGCAAAACGCCTAGAAGAGCGGACCAACTTTGATTTGGAAATGATTCGCGAATTGGGGTATTGTTCTGGAATTGAGAACTACTCAAGATATTTGGATGGTAGAGAGCCCGGAACAAGGCCATTCTGTTTATTGGACTACTTTCCTGACGATTATCTAATGGTGATTGATGAAAGTCATGTAACTATTCCACAAGTGCATGCGATGTATGGTGGCGACAGATCAAGAAAAGAAAATCTTGTGGAATACGGATTTAGGCTCCCAGCTGCAATGGACAATAGACCATTGAAATTTGAAGAGTTTGAAGCGCTACAAAATCAAGTCATTTATGTAAGTGCAACACCTGCCGATTATGAACTCCAACTTTGTCAAGGTGTTTATGTTGAGCAGGTAATTAGGCCAACAGGCCTTCTTGACCCAATTATTGAGGTTAGACCAAGTTTAAATCAGATTGATGATTTGGTTGAAGAAATTCAGCAAAGAGTTGAAAAAGATGAAAGAACCTTGGTAACTACGCTGACCAAGCGAATGGCGGAAGAATTAACCAAATATTTATCTCGGATAAATGTACGCTGCAGATATATTCATAGCGATGTGGATACCTTGGAACGTGTTGAGATAATGCAAGATTTACGCAAAGGTATTTTTGATGTTCTCATTGGTGTTAACCTCCTTAGAGAGGGGTTGGATTTACCAGAGGTTTCCTTGGTCGCTATTTTAGATGCTGATAAAGAAGGTTTTTTACGAAGCAACCGATCGTTGACACAGACTGTGGGTAGAGCAGCTCGGCATTTAAACGGTAAGGCAATCATGTATGCGGATAAGATTACCGCTAGCATGCAAAAAACAATTGATGAGACCAATTATCGCAGAGAAAAACAAATAGCTTATAATACTGCCAATAATGTTACACCAAAAGCCTTGAACAAAAGTTTGGACAGTGTTTTGGCTAAAAATTCGGTTTCAACGTACCATTTTGAGAAGGAAGAATTAAGAGCGGCCGAACCGGATATGGATTATCTTACAAAAGAGCAGATAGAAAAAATGATTCGTGATAAGCGAAAAGCTATGGAGAAAGCGGCAAAGGAACTGGACTTTATGCAAGCGGCAAAATTACGTGATGAGATAAAAATGCTTCAGAACCAAGATAAGTAA
- a CDS encoding T9SS type B sorting domain-containing protein, producing the protein MFPTELRKQGRVYSKLNLFIILGFFNFLQVTYLRSGNLQDCNHNVYPISDFYKCDRDNDHFEEFNINLSELKSNLIRNQTDLVVTYHNAGGDLIDFSTGTQFVVNQRTIIARVTNIDGCYKETSFKLTLLSPPVAKSLIDIFECESYTLPPIDFHSNYYTGTNGTGRRLKEGEIVTVSLTIYIYAVQADCTDESNFDIIIDPAICQEGTVDTNAVFPKFFTPNGDNVNDLWKYEPYPENHGIQVDFIEIYDRYGTFIKYLDREKPEWDGSLNGKLLPSSDYWFKAKLENGSQHKGHFTLKR; encoded by the coding sequence ATGTTCCCAACGGAGTTAAGAAAACAAGGCCGGGTTTATTCTAAACTTAACTTGTTTATAATTCTGGGGTTCTTTAATTTTCTTCAGGTAACCTATTTAAGAAGTGGAAATCTGCAGGACTGTAATCACAACGTCTATCCGATTTCTGATTTCTATAAATGTGATAGAGATAATGATCATTTTGAGGAGTTTAATATAAATTTAAGTGAACTTAAATCAAACCTGATTAGAAATCAAACAGATTTGGTAGTAACATATCATAATGCAGGTGGTGATTTAATAGATTTTTCTACAGGAACACAATTTGTCGTAAATCAAAGAACCATAATAGCAAGAGTAACGAATATTGATGGATGTTATAAAGAAACGTCCTTTAAACTAACATTACTTTCGCCCCCTGTTGCAAAGTCCTTAATAGACATTTTCGAATGTGAAAGTTACACCTTGCCACCTATTGATTTCCATAGTAATTACTACACTGGAACTAATGGAACTGGTCGCAGGCTTAAAGAGGGTGAAATAGTAACAGTGTCACTGACTATTTATATTTATGCTGTTCAGGCAGATTGTACAGATGAAAGTAATTTTGATATTATCATTGACCCTGCCATTTGTCAAGAAGGTACAGTGGATACAAATGCCGTTTTCCCAAAGTTCTTTACACCAAATGGAGATAATGTTAATGATTTATGGAAGTATGAACCATATCCAGAAAACCATGGCATCCAGGTGGATTTCATTGAAATTTATGATCGTTATGGTACTTTTATAAAGTATTTAGATCGGGAAAAACCTGAATGGGACGGGAGTTTGAATGGCAAACTCCTACCATCCTCAGACTATTGGTTTAAGGCCAAGTTAGAAAACGGAAGTCAACATAAAGGTCATTTTACTCTCAAACGCTAG